A genomic region of Limnohabitans curvus contains the following coding sequences:
- the pssA gene encoding CDP-diacylglycerol--serine O-phosphatidyltransferase yields MSEQQDQTEEFVPRKPRKGIYVLPNLFTLAALFGGFYAIVMAMNDRYEMAAIGVFCAMVLDSLDGRVARMTNTQSAFGEQMDSLADMVSFGAAPALISYEWALKGLGRWGWVAAFVYISCAALRLARFNVNTAVVDKRFFQGLPSPAAAALVMGFMWLMTEMGISGPDVAWPMFAMCLYSGLTMVTNVPFYSFKDVQMKQSVPFAVIVMLALVIAVINIHPPIVLFALFMFYGLSGYALYAWRRTKGMQTSVISTSTDEPDEAGLHK; encoded by the coding sequence ATGTCAGAACAACAAGATCAAACAGAAGAGTTTGTACCTCGCAAGCCCCGCAAAGGCATTTATGTCTTGCCTAACTTATTTACTTTGGCCGCCTTGTTTGGTGGTTTTTATGCCATTGTCATGGCCATGAATGACCGCTATGAGATGGCCGCCATTGGTGTGTTTTGCGCTATGGTGCTCGACAGCCTGGATGGTCGCGTGGCGCGCATGACCAACACGCAAAGCGCATTTGGCGAGCAAATGGACTCCTTGGCTGACATGGTGTCGTTTGGTGCTGCTCCTGCCCTGATCTCTTATGAATGGGCCCTCAAAGGCTTGGGCCGCTGGGGCTGGGTGGCTGCTTTTGTGTATATCTCGTGTGCGGCTTTGCGCCTGGCACGCTTCAACGTGAACACAGCGGTGGTTGACAAGCGCTTTTTCCAAGGCTTACCTTCACCTGCTGCGGCAGCCTTGGTGATGGGGTTCATGTGGCTGATGACCGAAATGGGCATTTCAGGCCCTGACGTGGCTTGGCCTATGTTTGCCATGTGCTTGTATTCAGGCTTGACCATGGTGACCAATGTGCCGTTTTACAGTTTCAAAGATGTGCAAATGAAACAAAGCGTACCGTTTGCCGTTATCGTCATGTTGGCGCTGGTGATTGCCGTGATCAACATTCACCCTCCCATTGTTTTGTTTGCGTTGTTCATGTTTTACGGCTTGAGCGGTTACGCGCTGTACGCTTGGCGCCGTACCAAAGGCATGCAAACCAGTGTCATCAGCACCTCCACCGATGAACCTGACGAAGCAGGTTTGCACAAATGA
- the ilvC gene encoding ketol-acid reductoisomerase: MKVFYDKDCDLSLIKGKTVAIIGYGSQGHAHAQNLNESGVKVVVGLRKGGASWDKVAKAGLNVMEVNDAVKAADVVMILLPDENIPEVYNNNVAPNMKQGATLAFAHGFNVHYNQVIPRADLDVIMVAPKGPGHTVRSEYLKGGGVPSLIAVYQDKTGKARDLALSYAMANGGGKGGIIETNFKEETETDLFGEQAVLCGGAVELVKMGFETLTEAGYAPEMAYFECLHELKLIVDLMYEGGIANMNYSISNNAEYGEYVTGTEVINEQSREAMRNALKRIQTGEYAKMFILEGKTNYPSMTARRRLNAEHAIETVGAKLRAMMPWISKNKLVDQTRN, translated from the coding sequence GTGAAAGTTTTTTACGACAAAGATTGTGATCTGTCCCTCATCAAAGGCAAGACTGTGGCCATCATCGGCTACGGCTCACAAGGCCACGCACACGCACAAAACTTGAACGAGAGCGGCGTCAAAGTCGTGGTCGGTCTGCGTAAAGGCGGCGCTTCATGGGACAAAGTGGCCAAGGCCGGTTTGAACGTGATGGAAGTCAACGACGCTGTCAAAGCCGCTGATGTGGTCATGATCTTGTTGCCTGACGAAAACATCCCCGAGGTGTACAACAACAACGTCGCCCCCAACATGAAGCAAGGCGCTACATTGGCGTTTGCTCACGGCTTCAACGTGCATTACAACCAAGTGATCCCACGTGCTGACTTGGACGTGATCATGGTTGCGCCCAAAGGCCCAGGCCACACGGTGCGTTCTGAGTACCTCAAAGGCGGCGGCGTGCCATCTTTGATCGCTGTGTACCAAGACAAAACTGGCAAAGCCCGTGACTTGGCTCTGAGCTACGCGATGGCTAACGGTGGCGGCAAAGGCGGCATCATCGAAACCAACTTCAAAGAAGAAACAGAAACCGACTTGTTCGGTGAGCAAGCCGTGTTGTGCGGTGGCGCTGTTGAATTGGTGAAGATGGGCTTCGAGACTTTGACCGAAGCTGGCTACGCGCCTGAAATGGCTTACTTCGAGTGCTTGCACGAGCTGAAGCTGATCGTAGACTTGATGTACGAAGGCGGCATCGCCAACATGAACTACTCCATCTCCAACAACGCTGAGTATGGTGAGTACGTGACCGGTACCGAAGTGATCAACGAGCAATCACGCGAAGCCATGCGCAACGCGTTGAAGCGCATCCAAACGGGTGAATACGCCAAGATGTTCATCTTGGAAGGTAAAACCAACTACCCAAGCATGACCGCACGTCGTCGCTTGAATGCTGAGCATGCGATTGAAACCGTGGGTGCCAAATTGCGCGCCATGATGCCTTGGATTTCCAAGAACAAGCTGGTTGACCAAACCCGCAACTAA
- the ilvN gene encoding acetolactate synthase small subunit codes for MKHIISLMLENEPGALSRVVGLFSARGYNIESLTVAPTEDASLSRMTIQTHGSDEVIEQITKHLNRLIEVVKVVDLTEGAYTERELMLVKVRAVGKEREEMKRMADIFRGRIIDVTEKSYTIELTGDLSKNDAFLEAIDRSAILETVRTGACGIGRGERILRV; via the coding sequence ATGAAACACATCATTTCCCTGATGCTCGAAAACGAACCCGGCGCGCTGTCGCGTGTGGTGGGCTTGTTCTCTGCCCGTGGCTACAACATCGAATCTCTGACCGTGGCGCCTACAGAAGACGCCAGCTTGTCACGCATGACCATTCAAACGCACGGCTCGGATGAGGTGATTGAACAAATCACCAAACACTTGAACCGTTTGATTGAAGTGGTCAAAGTGGTCGACCTGACCGAGGGTGCTTACACCGAACGCGAGCTGATGCTTGTGAAAGTGCGTGCCGTTGGCAAAGAGCGCGAAGAAATGAAGCGCATGGCCGACATCTTCCGTGGTCGCATCATCGATGTGACCGAGAAGAGCTACACCATTGAGTTGACGGGTGACCTGTCTAAGAACGATGCGTTCTTAGAGGCGATTGACCGCAGCGCAATTCTCGAAACCGTTCGCACGGGCGCTTGTGGCATTGGCCGCGGTGAGCGCATCTTGCGCGTGTAA
- a CDS encoding acetolactate synthase 3 catalytic subunit — MDNTKSESHSAAATDGQAQELMGAEILVKALQAENVKHIWGYPGGSVLYIYDALYNQNTIQHVLVRHEQAAVHAADGYARATGDVGVALVTSGPGATNAVTGIATAYMDSIPMVIITGQVPTHAIGLDAFQECDTIGITRPIVKHNFLVKDVRDLALTLKKAFHIARSGRPGPVVVDIPKDVSFKKTTYEGYPAEVQMRSYNPVRKGHGGQIRKALQLLMSAKRPYIYTGGGVLLGNASQELRTLVDMLGYPVTNTLMGLGAYPASAPKFLGMLGMHGTIEANNAMQNCDVLLAVGARFDDRVIGNPKHFAQNERKIIHIDIDPSSISKRVKVDIPIVGDVKDVLVEMIDMIKESGLKPDAAALAGWWETIEAWRKRDCLKYDRGNTQVIKPQYVIETLHNMTKGTDTYITSDVGQHQMWAAQYYGFDEPRRWINSGGLGTMGVGIPYAMGIKLAKPDSEVFCVTGEGSVQMCIQELSTCFQYNTPIKVLALNNRFLGMVRQWQEIEYEGRYSSSYMDALPDFVKLAEAYGHVGMLIERPEDVEPALREARRLKDRTVFIDFRTDPSENVFPMVKAGKGITEMLLGSEDL; from the coding sequence ATGGACAATACAAAGTCGGAATCGCATTCCGCAGCCGCCACTGACGGTCAAGCACAAGAACTGATGGGCGCCGAAATCCTCGTGAAGGCGCTGCAAGCTGAAAATGTCAAGCACATTTGGGGCTACCCCGGCGGCTCAGTTCTCTACATTTACGACGCGCTCTACAACCAAAACACAATTCAACACGTGTTGGTTCGCCATGAGCAAGCGGCGGTCCATGCTGCTGATGGCTATGCGCGTGCCACGGGTGACGTGGGCGTGGCGTTGGTCACTTCAGGCCCTGGTGCCACCAACGCAGTCACTGGTATTGCCACAGCGTACATGGACAGCATTCCGATGGTCATCATCACCGGTCAAGTGCCCACGCATGCGATTGGCTTGGACGCTTTTCAAGAGTGCGACACCATCGGCATCACGCGTCCTATCGTCAAACACAACTTCTTGGTCAAAGACGTTCGCGACTTGGCCTTGACGCTGAAAAAAGCGTTCCACATCGCCCGCAGCGGCCGTCCTGGCCCCGTGGTGGTGGATATTCCAAAAGATGTGTCTTTCAAGAAGACCACTTACGAAGGCTATCCTGCTGAAGTTCAAATGCGTTCGTACAACCCCGTGCGCAAAGGCCACGGCGGTCAAATTCGCAAGGCTTTGCAGTTGTTGATGTCTGCCAAGCGCCCTTACATCTACACCGGTGGTGGTGTGTTGTTGGGCAACGCCTCACAAGAGCTACGTACTTTGGTGGACATGTTGGGTTACCCCGTGACCAACACCTTGATGGGCTTGGGTGCCTATCCTGCCAGTGCGCCTAAGTTCTTGGGCATGCTGGGCATGCACGGCACGATTGAAGCCAACAACGCCATGCAAAACTGTGATGTTTTGTTGGCGGTGGGAGCCCGTTTTGATGACCGCGTGATTGGTAACCCCAAGCACTTTGCACAAAACGAACGCAAGATCATTCACATTGACATTGACCCTTCCAGCATTTCTAAACGTGTGAAGGTTGACATCCCCATCGTGGGCGATGTCAAAGACGTGTTGGTCGAAATGATCGACATGATCAAAGAGTCTGGCTTGAAGCCTGATGCCGCAGCCTTGGCGGGCTGGTGGGAAACCATTGAAGCTTGGCGCAAGCGCGATTGTTTGAAATATGACCGTGGTAACACCCAAGTCATCAAGCCACAGTACGTCATTGAGACGCTGCACAACATGACCAAGGGCACTGATACCTACATCACATCCGATGTGGGTCAGCACCAAATGTGGGCGGCGCAGTACTACGGCTTTGACGAGCCACGCCGTTGGATCAACTCTGGTGGTTTGGGCACCATGGGTGTGGGCATTCCATACGCCATGGGTATCAAACTGGCCAAGCCAGACAGCGAAGTGTTTTGCGTGACAGGTGAGGGCTCGGTACAAATGTGTATCCAAGAACTCTCGACTTGCTTCCAGTACAACACCCCCATCAAAGTGTTGGCGCTCAACAACCGATTCCTCGGCATGGTGCGCCAGTGGCAAGAGATCGAATACGAAGGCCGCTACAGCAGCAGCTACATGGACGCTTTGCCTGACTTCGTGAAGCTGGCCGAGGCCTATGGCCATGTGGGTATGTTGATTGAGCGCCCAGAAGATGTGGAGCCCGCACTGCGCGAAGCACGCCGACTCAAAGACCGCACGGTGTTCATCGATTTCCGCACCGACCCCTCGGAGAACGTGTTCCCGATGGTCAAGGCCGGCAAGGGCATCACCGAAATGCTGCTTGGCAGCGAAGACCTGTGA
- a CDS encoding RNA polymerase sigma factor, whose amino-acid sequence MATEQELSDFLKSVEKRAFKRSVYHVRDDEAALDIVQDSMMKLAEHYGDKPAAELPMLFHRILSNTTLDWFRRNKTRKALFSNFSDFDSGKEEGEFDLLEALAVDNDSQTTQSAEDNFASIANVHDIEEEIQNLPARQREAFLLRYWEDLDVSETASAMGCSEGSVKTHCSRAVLALSKALKLKGIQP is encoded by the coding sequence GTGGCCACCGAACAAGAACTGTCAGACTTCCTCAAAAGCGTCGAGAAGCGAGCCTTCAAACGCTCGGTCTATCACGTTCGCGATGACGAAGCGGCCCTCGACATCGTTCAAGACAGCATGATGAAACTCGCCGAACACTATGGCGACAAGCCTGCGGCAGAGCTGCCCATGTTGTTTCACCGCATTTTGTCAAACACCACCTTGGACTGGTTTCGACGCAACAAAACGCGTAAAGCATTGTTCAGCAACTTCAGCGACTTCGATTCAGGCAAAGAAGAAGGTGAATTTGATCTTTTAGAAGCTTTGGCCGTCGACAACGACAGCCAAACCACACAAAGTGCTGAAGACAATTTCGCCAGCATTGCGAATGTCCACGATATCGAAGAAGAAATACAAAATTTGCCAGCGCGTCAACGAGAAGCCTTCCTGCTGCGTTACTGGGAGGACCTAGACGTTTCTGAGACTGCTTCAGCCATGGGCTGCTCCGAGGGAAGCGTCAAAACTCACTGCTCTCGGGCTGTTCTGGCGCTCAGCAAAGCGCTCAAACTAAAAGGAATTCAACCATGA
- a CDS encoding DUF3619 family protein, giving the protein MTHIAKTQDQFGLRIAAQLNSASLDLPHDISERLRAARTRAVAARLKTQTSLQTSTSVVHQNGAALLNFGGSEGLSIWSRLASFLPLIALVAGLALIQNVMDDDRANELAEVDSALLIDDLPPAAYADPGFLQFLKNPITSDTKD; this is encoded by the coding sequence ATGACACATATCGCAAAGACCCAAGACCAGTTTGGTTTGCGCATTGCTGCCCAACTGAATTCAGCCAGCCTTGATCTGCCCCACGACATTTCTGAGCGTCTGCGTGCTGCACGCACAAGGGCTGTTGCTGCGCGCTTGAAGACGCAAACCAGCTTACAAACCAGCACATCTGTGGTTCACCAAAACGGTGCAGCTTTATTGAACTTTGGCGGCAGCGAAGGCCTCAGTATTTGGAGCCGCTTGGCGTCTTTCTTGCCGCTGATTGCATTGGTTGCTGGCTTGGCTCTGATTCAAAACGTCATGGACGATGACCGTGCCAACGAGTTGGCCGAAGTTGACTCAGCCCTCCTTATCGACGACTTGCCACCCGCAGCTTATGCCGATCCTGGTTTTCTTCAATTCTTGAAGAACCCCATCACCAGCGACACCAAAGACTAA
- a CDS encoding DUF3106 domain-containing protein, whose translation MMLSRAITAKLAALLLLSGAALFGCELVCAQTPSPTSAKAAPSLPGRPLWMDLTESQQQALSPLSQLWPTMNEPHKRKWLAISQNFAQLSADEQNTLQSRMRDWAALSPQQRTAARLNFAGAQQLPQEDKKAKWEAYQALSPEAKQKLAAQQNQPVLGAAPAVKPVAATKLTSSPIANTNKTLPRIATDQAAPATLLPTPVTTTIAPTSPASESTATPQ comes from the coding sequence ATGATGTTGTCACGTGCCATCACTGCCAAGCTCGCCGCACTGCTCTTACTGAGCGGCGCAGCACTCTTCGGCTGCGAATTGGTTTGTGCCCAAACGCCATCCCCAACTTCCGCCAAAGCAGCACCCAGCTTGCCTGGCCGTCCCCTGTGGATGGATTTGACAGAGTCTCAGCAACAAGCGCTCTCCCCCTTGTCTCAGCTGTGGCCGACCATGAACGAGCCACACAAGCGCAAATGGTTGGCTATTTCCCAAAACTTTGCACAATTGTCTGCAGATGAGCAAAACACCTTGCAAAGCCGCATGCGAGACTGGGCTGCTCTGAGCCCACAGCAACGCACGGCGGCAAGACTTAATTTTGCAGGGGCTCAACAGTTGCCACAAGAAGACAAGAAAGCAAAATGGGAGGCCTACCAAGCCCTATCCCCCGAAGCCAAGCAAAAACTTGCAGCCCAACAAAACCAACCTGTTTTAGGGGCCGCACCAGCAGTCAAACCTGTGGCAGCAACCAAGCTAACGTCATCGCCAATAGCCAACACAAATAAAACATTGCCGCGCATTGCAACAGACCAAGCCGCGCCTGCCACCTTGCTACCCACCCCCGTGACAACCACAATTGCACCGACCAGCCCGGCCTCTGAAAGCACGGCTACGCCTCAATGA
- a CDS encoding RDD family protein, translated as MISDLRAPSLRRRMACWIYEGLLLFGVLFISGYLFSTLSQSRHALDNRHGLQAFLFLVIGIYFTWFGHKGQTLAMKTWHIRVVDAQGNALSQKRAFARYIVSWIWFIPPLAIIAPYKLTGGETTVLFMGWVAVWALLSRFHPQRQFWHDVLAGTRLVNAAPADPIKSKT; from the coding sequence ATGATCTCGGATTTGAGGGCTCCCAGCTTACGTCGCCGCATGGCTTGCTGGATCTATGAGGGCCTGCTTTTGTTTGGTGTGCTCTTTATTTCGGGCTATTTGTTCAGCACCCTCAGCCAATCACGCCACGCGCTAGACAACCGCCACGGGCTGCAAGCCTTCCTCTTTCTGGTTATCGGTATTTACTTCACTTGGTTTGGTCACAAAGGCCAAACCTTGGCCATGAAAACTTGGCATATCCGCGTGGTTGATGCCCAAGGTAATGCACTCAGTCAAAAACGTGCTTTCGCGCGCTACATCGTGAGCTGGATTTGGTTCATCCCCCCCTTGGCTATCATCGCCCCCTACAAACTCACTGGTGGAGAAACCACTGTGTTGTTCATGGGCTGGGTGGCCGTCTGGGCCTTGCTCAGTCGCTTTCACCCTCAAAGACAGTTTTGGCATGATGTTTTGGCTGGCACACGCTTGGTCAACGCAGCGCCCGCCGACCCCATAAAGTCCAAGACCTAA
- a CDS encoding diacylglycerol kinase, which translates to MSANPQKHRTGLDRVWHAFGYSLSGLKAGWYEKAFRQEAMGSFFLVPLSFYVGQTWLETALLMGTVVLVLVIELLNTGIESAIDRIGPEWHELAKRAKDTGSAAVLLSLLLCIAVWAAAIYANFFA; encoded by the coding sequence ATGAGTGCAAACCCACAAAAACACAGAACTGGCCTCGACCGCGTCTGGCACGCCTTCGGTTACTCACTGAGCGGACTCAAAGCGGGATGGTATGAAAAAGCCTTTCGCCAAGAAGCCATGGGATCATTCTTTTTAGTGCCTTTGTCTTTTTACGTCGGCCAAACTTGGCTTGAAACAGCCTTGTTGATGGGTACCGTCGTCTTGGTCTTGGTCATTGAATTGCTGAATACAGGCATTGAATCGGCCATCGACCGCATTGGCCCCGAATGGCACGAACTGGCCAAACGTGCCAAAGACACAGGCAGCGCTGCCGTGCTGTTGAGCTTGCTGCTTTGCATCGCCGTTTGGGCCGCAGCCATCTACGCCAACTTTTTCGCTTGA
- a CDS encoding TIGR00730 family Rossman fold protein encodes MSNPAFSVCVYCGSRSGAQPEYANVARQVGTWIGQHNGQLVYGGGNNGLMGLVAQATADAGGRVVGIIPKALQTKENTRTACTELHVVDTMHERKHMMAERADVFLAIPGGIGTFEEFFEVWTWRQLGYHDKPIGLLNTQGYYDGLLQFAQNSVNQGFLNDWQMDLIRSGTEPTALLQDLVQAAGFSPEPQLAGL; translated from the coding sequence ATGAGCAACCCAGCTTTTTCTGTTTGCGTCTACTGCGGTTCACGCAGCGGCGCTCAGCCCGAATACGCCAATGTGGCTCGCCAAGTTGGCACTTGGATTGGTCAACACAACGGCCAACTGGTGTACGGCGGCGGCAACAACGGTTTGATGGGCCTGGTGGCACAAGCCACCGCTGACGCGGGTGGACGTGTGGTGGGCATCATCCCAAAAGCACTTCAAACCAAAGAAAACACCCGCACCGCATGTACCGAACTGCACGTGGTGGACACCATGCACGAACGCAAACACATGATGGCCGAACGTGCCGATGTGTTTTTAGCCATACCAGGCGGGATTGGCACCTTTGAAGAATTCTTTGAGGTGTGGACCTGGCGCCAGCTTGGTTATCACGACAAACCCATTGGTTTGCTCAACACTCAGGGCTATTACGACGGCTTACTGCAGTTTGCGCAAAACAGCGTGAATCAAGGCTTTTTAAACGATTGGCAAATGGACTTGATTCGCAGCGGCACAGAGCCAACCGCCTTGCTGCAAGATCTGGTGCAAGCTGCAGGTTTTTCGCCTGAACCTCAACTGGCCGGCCTCTAA
- a CDS encoding P-II family nitrogen regulator yields MKQITAVIKPFKLEEVREALAECGVTGLTVTEVKGFGRQKGHTELYRGAEYVVDFLPKVKIEVTVKSADVDNCVDAIVRAARTGKIGDGKIFITPVERVVRIRTGELDETAI; encoded by the coding sequence TTATCAAACCATTCAAACTCGAAGAGGTGCGCGAAGCATTGGCTGAGTGTGGTGTGACCGGTTTGACCGTGACTGAGGTCAAAGGCTTTGGTCGTCAAAAGGGCCATACCGAGTTGTACCGTGGTGCTGAGTACGTGGTCGATTTTTTGCCTAAGGTGAAGATTGAGGTGACCGTGAAGTCCGCTGACGTGGACAACTGCGTGGATGCCATCGTGCGTGCCGCTCGCACTGGCAAGATTGGTGACGGCAAGATTTTCATCACGCCTGTGGAGCGCGTGGTGCGTATCCGCACGGGTGAGTTGGACGAAACAGCGATCTGA